The Oncorhynchus nerka isolate Pitt River linkage group LG9a, Oner_Uvic_2.0, whole genome shotgun sequence genome has a segment encoding these proteins:
- the LOC115133976 gene encoding LOW QUALITY PROTEIN: fibroblast growth factor receptor substrate 2-like (The sequence of the model RefSeq protein was modified relative to this genomic sequence to represent the inferred CDS: inserted 1 base in 1 codon) — protein sequence MGSCLSCPEKESIPDNHQTKFKVINVDDDGNELGSGVMELTEAELVLHTHRRDDVRWPYMCLRRYGYDSNLFSFESGHRCKTGPGIFAFKCVRAEEIFNMLQEVMHSHSISVVEEAVLEANHQSALGYSVPTVPNGVTRIPSVGDTPSHPSTRHPSVASTRLPSVGEESSHPLLVADDAIHTYVNTTGLLDDQPSPLTAXSPLDSPDSGQSQCSPTPPPPRVARPEPLPPMPQLQEEPQVLLEPLGVRFVLGPTPVQKKMAKGKQSTGGGDGEEAEEDPESPDLREGETNSHTDTHCATEAPALLEGQSQPPHTHSNGTSVWVTAPITAPRLHRTPPDTLQNVNNSAQRRTALLDYENLPALPPVWETRKPSNEEVENNGGGQGGLKTPSLNGYNHHSYSHPLSAYPSLSAMEPSRNYVNTENVTAPLSARCAPDIVRRRTDGPTIFNFDFRRPLGLLCQEPPKTLNYIEVEMESTTTSSSAAAKGASSDTSNPHTPRTPTSPLPPTTPTRRTELYAFIDIERTAAMSSLQKARPRDDGTSRKTRHNSTELPTKSTV from the exons ATGGGAAGCTGCTTGAGCTGTCCAGAGAAGGAGTCAATCCCAGATAATCATCAAACCAAATTTAAG GTGATAAATGTGGATGATGATGGGAACGAGCTGGGCTCGGGCGTGATGGAGCTGACAGAGGCAGAGCTGGTCCTCCACACCCATCGCCGTGACGATGTTAGGTGGCCTTACATGTGCCTGCGTCGCTATGGCTACGACTCCAACCTCTTCTCATTCGAGAGTGGCCACCGCTGCAAGACGGGACCAG GGATCTTTGCCTTCAAGTGTGTGCGGGCAGAGGAGATCTTCAATATGCTGCAGGAGGTAATGCACAGCCACAGCATCAGTGTGGTGGAGGAGGCCGTGCTGGAGGCCAACCACCAGTCTG CTCTGGGCTACTCTGTCCCCACCGTGCCCAATGGTGTCACCCGGATCCCTTCGGTGGGCGACACCCCCTCGCACCCCTCCACGCGCCACCCGTCTGTGGCCAGCACCCGCCTGCCCTCGGTGGGAGAGGAGTCCTCACACCCCCTGCTAGTGGCTGATGATGCG ATCCACACCTATGTGAACACCACAGGTCTGCTGGATGACCAGCCCAGCCCTCTGACTG CCAGCCCCCTGGACAGCCCCGACTCAGGCCAGTCCCAGTGTTCCCCTACACCCCCCCCTCCACGGGTAGCCAGACCAGAGCCTCTGCCCCCCATGCCCCAGCTCCAGGAAGAGCCCCAGGTACTGCTCGAGCCCCTGGGGGTGCGCTTCGTGCTGGGACCCACCCCTGTGCAGAAGAAGATGGCCAAGGGGAAGCAGTCTActgggggtggagatggagaggaggcagaggaggaccCAGAGTCCCCGGATCTCAGAGAGGGGGAGACTAACAGCCACACCGACACACACTGTGCCACAGAGGCCCCAGCCCTACTGGAGGGCCAGTCTCAGCCGCCCCACACACACTCCAACGGCACCTCTGTCTGGGTTACTGCCCCAATAACAGCTCCCCGCCTCCACCGCACGCCCCCCGACACCCTGCAGAATGTCAACAACTCAGCCCAGCGACGCACGGCCCTCTTGGACTATGAGAACCTCCCGGCTCTGCCGCCCGTCTGGGAGACCCGCAAGCCCAGCAACGAGGAGGTGGAGAACAATGGAGGCGGCCAGGGGGGGCTGAAGACGCCATCCCTCAACGGCTACAACCACCACTCCTACTCCCACCCCCTGTCAGCCTACCCCTCTCTTTCAGCCATGGAACCCTCCCGCAACTACGTCAACACAGAGAACGTGACGGCTCCTCTCAGCGCCCGCTGTGCCCCCGACATAGTACGCCGCCGCACCGACGGACCCACCATCTTCAACTTTGACTTCCGCCGGCCGTTGGGGCTGCTGTGTCAGGAGCCTCCCAAGACGCTCAACTACATTGAGGTGGAGATGGAATCTACCACCACCTCTTCATCCGCAGCTGCCAAGGGTGCCTCCTCAGACACCAGCAATCCCCACACACCCCGCACCCCCACCTCGCCGCTGCCACCTACCACCCCCACGCGCCGCACCGAGCTCTACGCCTTCATTGACATCGAGCGCACCGCCGCCATGTCAAGCCTGCAGAAGGCTCGGCCGCGGGACGACGGAACGTCGAGGAAAACGCGGCACAATAGCACGGAGCTGCCCACCAAAAGCACTGTCTGA